The stretch of DNA attcggtcaccaaatcatataactcatataacactatatcatcaacgaacgtttaagcgtgcggaccctacaggttcaagaactatatagacatgaccgagacacctctccggtcaataaccaatagcggaacctggatgcccatgttggttcctacatattctacgaagatctttatcggtcaaactattatgacaacatacgtaattctctttgtctatcggtatgttacttgcccgatattcgaacgttggtatcttcatacctagttcaatctcgttaccggcaagtctctttacttgttccgtaatacatcatctcataaCTAACTTCTTAGTCACTCTGCTTGCAAGCTTCTTCTGATgctgtattactgagagggcccagagatacctctccgatactcagagtgacagaTCCCAATCTCGAtccgtgccaacccaacaaataccttcgaagatacatgtagagcatctttataatcacctagttacgttgtgacatttgatggcacgcaaggtattcctccggtatccgggagttgcgtgatctcatagtcgaaggaatatgtatttgacgttaagaaagcaatagcaataaactaaacgatcatatgctaagctaatggatgggtcttgtccatcacatcattctcctaatgatgtgatcccgttatcaaatgacaactcatgtctatggttaggaaaccttaactatctttgatcaacgagctagtctagtagaggctcactagggataCTGTATTTGTTTatttatccacacatgtatttaagtttctggtcaatacaattctagcatgaacaataaaccttttgtcatgattaaggaaatataataataaccattttattattgcctctagggcatatttccatcactTATCCACACAAGCTATCTCAAGACCCCATAAGGACGACGAGGTTCTTCAACAGCAACATCTTCTGGAAGGGAGCAACGCTTAAGCACCAACGTCATCGAATCCAACTACCAAAGATTAGACTCTAGCTAGGTTTTCACCCTGAAAACCCAATCTGAGCATATTCaagcaatgccttcaacaaggtgaCGACACAAAAAGCATCGTCATTGCCAGGTATAACCAACTTGGGCCAGACCTAGGTTTTCACCCCGGAGCTTCAAATCAGGTGCTAGCAACACCATCGAAGTCACTCATGTGTTGTCGCCACCACTTTTCCTCCATCCGAGCAGCTATATGCAATGCCACCGCTTCACAACTATAACCGTTGCGTCAAGCCATCGTTCATAGATTGCATCTCACCGTCGAAGCCAAGCACCAGATCTAAAGAAAGAAATCGTCACGAAGACCTTCCAATGGCTATCACAATCTGCAGTGGGGCTGCCATCACAGGACACCACCGCCGACTGCCACCTCGCCGAAGAGAGCCATGCCCAGTACCGTCGGCCGAAGGGCCGACATGGCCGGATTTGGATCTCAAAAGCCATATCTGTTTGTCATGGGGAAGATGACAAGGGGAGACCTCCACCCCTGGTTGCTATTTCGGCCAGATGTGGGCAAGAGGCCTGCATACATGGCCACCGGTTCCAGCCACGGTAGCAGCCGCCAGTAGGACGAAAGGAACTGCCCCTGTCAGATGGGCCAGCCATCACCGAACGCCCCGGCACGAGACCCGCTGGCAGCGGTGAGGGCAGGCGTGCAAGAGCTTAGCCGCTATGGTGGCGAGATCGAGAACTGCTCGAGCCGCCCTGAGAGGAGCAACCACCAATCGCTCACGTGGCGCTCATAGACTGATTGCAGTGATGTAGCACCTATGACATGATCTAAGCGTTTGGGTCAGGGATTAAACCTTGTCAAAAGTAGTGAGGTCTGCCATGAGGTGATCATAGGCACACGAGGTCAACAATGATGTAGCACCTAGGACATGATGTAAGCGCTTAGGTGAGCATCTCAAATAGGCTGGTTTGCACTCCTTGTAACACAAGCTATTCAAGCGATCAGTTTCAAAAGCAAATTAGTACCACTACTCCGTTTCAAGTGTGTGTGGCTGGAGTTTGGTTAGTCTTTCTACAAGAGAGCTAGCTAGAAAATACACCATCTGTCCCAtataatgtaagacattttttagCATTACATTAGTGCCGAGTCTGCCACGACAAAGAGAAGCATCGGACGGCCATAGAAACACGGCGCGGTGGTTGGTGCGGCGCGGCGCGACCATGGGCATGGCACGGCGAGTCGGGTGCGGTTCGACCAGGTCCTGCTCTTTTGCAAATAAACCAGCCGAGTCCGCCTGAAAAAACACAGAGATTGCTAAACCGCCAGCATGGCACCTCCAGTGATACAACCACGCGTAATTTAAATTCAGAGATGGTCGTGGTTTCGACTGGAGCTGATATGGAGCGATGTATATCAAAATACCCACAGTTAAGTTCGAATATGAGCAACCACTAGTAGATAGATGCATGCATGCTGAAGCGTTTCAAGCGATGTGCATCAGGAGAGAAGAGAAGCCTGCTCAGGTTAAGATGATAATTGCTTCGGTGTTAGACTGTCATGCATCAAGAGGAAACGAAGGAAAATAATACATTAGTTATTTTGGTAAGCTACGTTCAGGAGGCGGCACCAAGGAGTCCAGCGTAAGaatcaaaagaagaagaatatTATTCTTTCTTTTCCTGCCAATCAAGGAAGCCATGTACGTGAGGAGGCCATTTATTTGGGGGTTTTTGAGCTTGAAGGATATTGGTTGGGGCCCACCCAGATTGACCCAACGCATGCACAAACCAGCTCATGCACGAAAGCTAGTACTAGTTTTATTTTGTTTCAATCTTTCAAGTCGGTTTAGATATGCTTACGTGTTACCTTCTGTTTTAAGTACGTAGCAAGTCTTGCTTTCCAAGATAGTTAGGCTGCGGCTATTATATAAAGCCAAACTAGCTCTTTGTAAAATTCAGGTTATATTTTGATAATAAACACGATGTGTTTCTAGGATAGACACCCGTATTGAGTTTTGGGGGGAAGCTGTCTAAAAATCCCTAAGTTTTGAAGAAAGCTTTAGAAAACCTCTTTGTTGCGATTCCTGCGAGGAAATTGTTTTGCACGTGAGTACCGTCGTCGAGATTGGTTTTCTCATGCTGGACCGTAAGGTTGGATCCCTCTATTTCGCGTACATCCGTGCGCGGGCGAGAGTTTACTGCTGCTATTGGTGGTGGAGtgtcgtgaaagatcggccgcaACAACAGATTGGATCTCAGGATCGAGGTTTGGTCTACATCATCCAGTCAGCATCCAAATGGGAGGAAAACACTAAATGGGATAAAATGTGGCACATGTTTGCTTAAATGGGTTATAAATTGAGAAATTTCGCTAAATAGGATAATATCTGTCACAAACGTGAAACTTGGGGGGCTAAACAGTGGAGTTAACTCAATATAAAAAGACGTCTTCCAACATGCAACAGCGAATGGATGTACATGGCACATGATATCAGTTTCCTATATGTCCTGGAAACAGAAGCTTCACAGGGTGCTCAGGTCATCCCTATGTTTCGAATGGTTACGCATCCAATTTTGATTGATGCAACTAGttacatctatatctataccaatataaaaaaaCCCAGAGGGGCAGATTCAACTGATCTCGGCCATCGAACTAAGTCAATCCAACGACTTAGACTGCTCCAATGATGAACGTGTAATTAATATCATATCAAATATTGCACTAATCACAGGATTAACACACAAATAATATCATACCTAATATCCGCGTGCAATTAATATATTGACTAAATATTAACGTGCGTAGCGCTTGCACCTTTGCTAGTTACATTAAAAGGACGGAGCTCTGGAGGTGGTGCGTGACTGAGTGTCTTCAAAGACTTGCACATCTTCGAGCTTCTCGGGCTTGAGGCAAGGAGGGATGTACGCAGTGTAAATGGCGCTCATGTTGGGCGTCTCTTTCAGCTGCTGACTTGCCACCTCGAGAGGGGTTTTGGCGAATGCAGGATAGAAGCGTGCATGGCATGTGCGGGCGAAGATTAAGCTTATCACCAGGAGTGGTGTGAGGATTGTAGAATAGTAGAATTTTTTCAGGCTGATGATACCAATCATGGTAGCCTGATAGATCATGAGAGCTGCAATGATCCTTGTGTGCATGTGTGGCCACATTCGCCCGTTGCTCTCATAACTCGGAACATAAACTCTCAAAACCTGCATTTAGCAACAAGGAGGAACGTAAGGTAATTAAGTCACTTCTGAAATCTGTTCTCTTCAAGAAGCCATGCATGCCTAtttgcaaaaaagaaaaaaaaagaaaaacatgCCCAGGTTGGTCAGTCCAGCTGTTCGACATGCATGCATACATTGAAGTAATTATAAAATCTCGCTCACCTGGTTTTTTGCTATAAGCCAACCCAGAGCAAAGTAAGCAACACCGAATGGCAAAATCAAAGGCGTGATGACGGAGTAGCACAGCACAATTGTCACGATGAGCATGTCGTTGGGAACCCTGGTGTTATACCTCAGGTTCCCTGGAACCCATGCCGCTCTCACCTCGTCCTCTGTCTTGCATATGTACTTCCTTTTCAGGTGGAAAATGATGAGAGGGACCAAACGAGAGAGCTCAAGCCCATAACCAACAAAGCATCTGTCGAAAACAACAATCAATCGGTATATTCTACGGCTGGGTGAAATTCAGAAATGTGTACGTATACTGGACTGGGACTGGAAGAAGCTCAGGACAGCAACTTAAAGTGCATAAATGAGCGAGACACAGTCATTAATTACCTGAGTGCAACGAACGTGAAGAAGAAAGTTGCAGTTCCGGGAAGCCTGGTGGCAAGCGTCATAAAAATCCCAGTAGGGTTCTTGATAACTTTTTCCAAAGCGCTGAACAATGAGGAACCAATTGCGTAGccaatgaagacattgaagacgaTGAAGTAGAAATATTTTCCCGATGCCGCCCTCACCACATGGCTCTGTGAAGGAATCCCTTCGGACTTTGACAGGAACACAAGAAGAGTTGGCAGCACGGCGAGGAAAACAATAAGCGCGATCTGCGGCAGGTAAGCCTGTAAGACCGTCTTAACAAACGGCTGGTCCACAACCACCTTCAGAAAGGGCAGCTTCTCCCTCAGTTTTTCAAGCGTTGTAACGGCAGAGATGGCAGTGATGGGAATCATGTAGAAGGCAACGGTAACGAAGACAATGAGATAGACCACCGTCTGTCTGGTGTGCCTGTCATATATTTTCCTTGGAAGATTGGCCCATATTACCTCACGTGGTTCAGGAGCTTCTGTAACAGTCCATTCATCAAACATCTGGGCATGGAGAGTCTGAGATGCTGAGGCCGCAGCAGCTCTACTATTGAAGAAGACGAAGGCAGCCCGTTGCTGTTTCTCACTGAGGGCGCTCTTCCGTTCATCCTCTAGTTTGGGCAGCAATTCCTTTATCTGTTCATTACAATACTCAATCGTGTCGACCTTTTTACCGATAAGGCCACGGAATCCCGTCTTATGAGTAGGCCTCGTGCCCTCAGGTCTGTTTGCTGTTTTTGATTCTGCATAGACAGCTTCAGCATGAGCAATTTTGTGTTTGTGACCTTCAATCTCTTGGAAAATTTTATCAACCTGCATATATGCggtaattattattattattattatcttgTATTGGCAGGAAATAAGACACATGTCACGAATAATAAACAACTCccctaaagaaaagaaaacttGTGAGTTACAGTACCTTGGTGATGTCTGTCACAACCATTGCTTTGTAGAATGTGTCAGGATGAAGTGCTCGGAAATACGAGTCCACCGAGTCCTTTATAGTTTGATTAGGAGGTGGAATGGGAACATCTCTCACCAACATGGCAAACTCCTGTGGTTTAACCTCTGATGTTGATCTTGCAGCTGCTCTCAGATTCGAAACATGCTTGTAGGATCTCCATAGTATGAAATAGGTGACAAAGGAGACCCAATAGACTGCTGATATGAATGCCCACAGCCTCATACTTCGGTCCTGGAGAAAATATCAAGAAGTACACTGCTGAGTTTGGTTGTGACGTATCAAGGACAGGTGATTAGGCTCAAATAAGAGAATTACTTACTTCAATATTGGCCAATGACAATATTTCGAAATGTGTGACGTTGGACGGCATTCTGCCAGTAGAATCCTCCAGGGCATTATCAGTTCCAGCAATTGGCAACAGAACTGGAAGCAACACAATCCCGGCAAAAGCAAGGATTGCAAACACTGGAACACAAGAGAATAAAAGATCTGATAATTGGTGAAAAAAGTGCATGCTATATATCTTTAATTCGAGCAACTACTCTGCATGATATACTAGTTATATCTACCTACCTATATTTGACCGAAAACGCATGCATCCTAGCCTTTTCAACGGCCTTTTTGCACTACAGACTAAGCAATTTAATAGGTTAAATTTCATATTTCCAGCAATCCTCCATGCATGATACTCGTTTTTGGCTGGTTCGAGGTGCGTGCTCGCATGGCTGGTTTGAGGTGCTGGTTGTGGATAGGGAAGGAAAGCTTGACGAGCGAGAGAACGGAGAGAAGCTGGTGCTGGCTCCTCGGGCGCAGATACTTGCACCCGTCGGCGGCCGTACTTGTGGCAACGCCGGCAGCAGACGTGGAGTACGGGCCGGAGGCCGCACGGTGGTGCTCTCTGGCCGAAAAGAATAGAGAAAGAAACGAATGGACAGGAAGAAACGAGAAAAGGACATAAGGTTTCGTCCGGAAGAGAAAAGGTGATTGGGAAGAAGGGATAAGGCAGTTGGACGTGGGCCCCCAAGTTCCATGCAGCACGCGCGCGAGCGGGTGGCCGATTTTAATCGTTTCCTTAAAAGTAAACTGATACTACTCCTTAAATTGGTACATAAAGGTAAAACAAGCTGCCCAGTCTTTATAtcggtactccctccgttcctaaatataaatataagtctttgtagagatttcactacggactacatacggagcaaaatgaataAATCTACACTCtcaaatgcatctatatacatccgtatgtagtttatagtggaatctctacaaagacttatatttaagaacggagggagtacatgaaAATAAAACAATCAAACATGAAACTTCCTTTCTAGTACAAAACCACATCATTTTTTTAGAAATTACTGTATATTCCCTCCGTTCATGTTCACAAGTATAAGATGTTTCAACTCTTTCTTGATTTGGATGTGTAGGCGTATTTTAGGGTGTTTGTTCAATCATTTCAGTCAGTATATACTCCATATTTCATCGAGAAAAAGGGCCTCGCGTCTCTCGTCATGTTGGTTTCTTGGGAGATTTGGAACGAGCGGAATGCCAGAGTATTTAGGATGGTGTCCTCCATGCCAAATGTAATCACGTCTAGAATCAAGGCGGAGGTCAGACTTTGGGGGTTGGCAGGGGCCAAACGTCTAAGTTCTTTTATGCCGCGAGAGTAGGCTTATCGGTTTCGGGGCGTCTATGGCGGTCGGTCATGTAATTCAAAACTATTCTTAATTAATGAGATGAGGCAAATCTTTCGCCTCCGTTTTGAAAAAAATATTTCATCgagaacatcttatatttgtgaacagAGTGAGTACATATTTGTTTAGAGCAGAATACAGCATGCTTGAAACCAGTTTACGACAGCAGATTCATCATAAAAATCGCAGTCGACGACAGCAGGACTAAATTTTATATTTTGTGCATGAACTCCTAATTGGCGAAGCACAAAAAGAAAACATGGAAACGCAAAACAGATTTTGTAAGTAGTAAACGAATCAACCTAGTAGGAACTAGAAACCAAACAAGCAACTCAACAAAAGCATGGGTAAACAAATGAAGTGAAGAGCGTGGTTTGCTTGGCCGTACTGGACGAGAGGAAGACGAGGTAGACGGCGGCGTCGACTCCGCCGGCGGCGACGACGTCGGGCTCGGACGCCGTGAACGCCTGGCGGATCCAGCCCACCGGGCTGCGCGTGCCCCGCCCGCGCCCCTCCCACGGGTCGAGCCCCCGCAGCAGCAAGCTCGGGTAGTACACCGTCGCGTTCCCCGGCCGCCGCGACAGCCACGTGAACACCAGGACCAGCACCACGAAGACGGCCAAGGACGTCAGAATCGACGTCACGAACGACGGGATGTccatctcgccgccgccgccgctcctccGGGAGGGTTGTGAGGGGGTTAGTGGTGGAGGGTAGTAATGGGTGGAAAGGGGTGAGCATTGGATGCTTTGGTGTGCCCTGGCGTGGACGCGTGGTGGGGACTGGGGAGTTCATGACTCATGCGCTGTGGAGGTTGCCGACCACCCTGCTTCAAGAAAAGTAAAAGGAGGTTGCCGACTTCCCTTCAGCAAAATGTCTGAAATGCCCCTTGCCTCGGTGTCTGTTCTAACTTTGTCTCTGTCCCTTTTTTCCTCTTTTGTTTCTGAATGATTCGAATCGTCTCGCTTTTAGTCCCTCCATCCGGGTCCAGTAGGACCGCTCGTATTTAGGGTCAAACTTTAATCGTAAATTTAATTAATAGGATATAAATTATATGTCATAAAAATATATATGATACGAACCCTCTTTTAAATATAAATCCAATGATATTGTTTTTATGCCGTATAAATCATATTTTGTTAGCTATACAGGTAGTCAAAATTTGACTTAAAATACAAGAGGGGCTAATAACTACGGACGGGGTAGTACCCCTTTGGTGGATTGACGAGCTATGAGGCTTATAAGCAGGATTGAGATCACGTGACATGCCTTCAGACAGTCAGGCTGTAACATGCGGCTGTACATCTACAATCCAAACAAGATCCAACGCCTCACAATGGCCCAAGTGAAAAAACGGTTCAGACTTTGCTTTTTCTGTCATTCGACAGTAGCTGGGGCAAACAACAGCAATCGTGGAGGTCAACAGTCCTGTGCGTTGTACCAATATGTATATATTCATGTTCAAGAAAAGTATGATTTTTGTCTCTCAAGTTCCTCAACATTACAGACTTGGTCCCTTAAAAAAACTGGTAGACATTTGGTCCTTAAAGTCTCAAAATCGGATAAGTTTTGTCTAAAACCAGATTTTGACCGTGTTGACCGGCTTTGACAGATGAAATGTAAATTAAAAAAAACAGCAAACAAATTTTAAAAAACTATAATTTTGTGTCAACCAAGATGATTGGGTGTGAAAGGGAAATTTTGTGTGGTGTTTCGACATTCGTGAAGCTCGTGGCAAAAAAACAATTTTTGgctaaaaaaaccaaaaaaaaaattttgtttgagatccTTGGAAGTTATTTGACCACAAAAATTTACATGCACCTCGCGCACCCAAGAATTTTGGTTCTCATATAATTCCATATTTTTTGGAATTTCTTTgctttttttttgaatttactgttcatcaGTCAATCTAGTCAACATGGTCAAATCCTGTCAaacctggtcaacgtggtcaaaaTCTGGTTTTGAATGAAACTTATCCGGTTTTGAGACCTGAAGGACCAAATGTCTATCAAAAAATTTTGAAGGATCAAGTCTATACTTTTTGGGACTTGAGGGACAAAAAACATAATTTTCTCAAAAACAAAAACGGATCTGGatgtattttttattatttctggtaTTCGTTGTACTATCATAATCGAcgatgaatagattgaaagttttaCCACAAAAAAGTCTGTAAATGTATGTGGTTCTAGTACTTGTGTTGCATTTTACATCATTTGGAGCAGGTTATGTAATTTTTTTTACATCTGTTAAAGGTGCGTTTTAGGGCCTCACGGGTGTAAAAATTAATTATTTTTGCATCTACAATTTTCTATTGAAGATGCTCTTACATACAAGCACGTAGTATCAGCAAAGATAGCATGAGTACAAGTCTTTACTAGTTCGTACTCtatctattcctaaatataagtctttttagaggtTTTGATATGAACTATACACATGgttgtatatagacatattttagaatgtAGTTCACTTATTTTGCTCCATATATGGTCCATATTGAAAGGTAAACGTTTAGAGCCGGAGCGCTGTCGGAATGCACGAGCCGGTCACGCGCAAGCCAAGCGATCCGGGCCCATCATACGTCTCTGCTCACCTCCTGCCCCACCTTATTTTCTTCCTCCTCCAGatccccttctctctctctctctctctctctctctctctctctctctctctctctctctctctctctctctctctctctctctctctctcagccgCACCCACGCATGCTGGCGGCCAGCCCCTCGTCTTTCTCCTTCAGATCCCGCTGGCGGCTAGCTCCTATCCCGCGCAGATCCCTACCTCCAACCTCAGCTCATTCCAACTCCCTCCGCTGCCCCTGGCTGCAGGTTCCTTCCGCCCCGGCGAGACAGAGTTGAAACTCGCCATGGATACACCGTCCGCGAACTGCTGCTCATAGTTCCTTGTGCTGGAACCGTCCGCCGGAGATGCTACAGCCACGTCGGAGCGACCTCCTCCCCCACCGCTGCAACCACCGTCTCCCGAAACGAACTTGAAAGCATTTTTTGCTCCTCCACCCAATGCTGCAATCGATGATGCAAAAAGCGACAACCGTTTGATTCAAAAGCTTCAACCCGCGGTATATTAAGCTTCAACCGGATACCGCGCACAGAAAAAAGCTACACTCGTCCAGAtgaaagcttcaactgtagtttgAAAAAGTTTCAACCAGCGACGGCTGGAGCTGGAAGAAGATGACAAAACGCTGCAGTTTTGCTACATGCTTCAACCGGCATAGATTTTGCTACAACCGGCATAGATTTTGCTACAACTAGGGTCACGTTTTGCTACAAcacactgttggaaatatgccctagaggcaataataaaagcattattattatatttccttgttcatgataattgtctttattcatgctataattgtgttatccggaaatcgtaatacatgtgtgaatattagacaccaacatgtccctagtgagcctctagttgactatctcgttgatcaacagatagtcatggtttcctgactatggacattggatgtcattgataacgagatcacatcactaggagaatgatgtgatggacaagacccaatcctaaacatagcacaagatcgtatagttcgtttgctagagtttttcaatgtcaagtatcttttccttagaccatgagatcatgtaactcccggataccgtaggagtgctttgggtataccaaacgtcacaacgtaactgggtgactataaaggtagactacgggtatctccgaaagtgtctgttgggttgacatggatcaagactgggatttgtcactccgtatgacggagaggtatcaccgggcccactcggtaatgcatcatcataatgagctcaaagtgaccaagtgtctggtcacgggatcatgcattacggtacgagtaaagtgacttgccggtaacgagattgaacgaggtattgggataccaacgatcgaatctcgggcaagtaacatatcgattgacaaagggaattgcatacggggttgattgaatcctcgacatcgtggttcatccgatgagatcatcgtggagcatgtgggagccaacatgggtatccagatcccgctgttggttattgaccggagagtcgtctcggtcatgtctgcttgtctcccgaacccgtagggtctacacacttaaggttcggtgacgctagggttatgaagatatgtatatgcagaaacccgaatgttgttcggagtcccggatgagatcccggacgtcacgaggagttccggaatggtccggaggtaaagaattatatataggaaatgctgtttcggccatcgggacaagtttcggggttatcggtattgtaccgggaccaccggaggggtcccgggggcccaccgggtggggccacctgtcccggggggccacatgggctgtagggggtgcgccttggcctacatgggccaagggcaccagccccactaggcccatgcgcctagggttttcatgggaggagtccaagtggtggaaggcacctctaggtgccttggggggggagggaatcctccccttggccgccgcacctaggagattagatctcctaggctgcgcaccaccccccttggccctcctatatatagtgggggagaggagggacttgacaTACCAGcccctggcacctccctctctccccgttacgtctttCTCGTGCAGTATAGGCGAAGCCCAGCTACTGTGAcaccctgcatccaccaccacgccgtcgtgctgctggatcttcatcaacctctccttcccccttgctggatcaagaaagagGAGACGtttcccgtcccgtacgtgtgttgaacgcggaggtgccgtccgttcggcgctggtcatcggtgatttggatcacgtcgtgtacgactacatcgTCACCgttcttgaacgcttccgcacgcgatctacaaaggtatgtagatgcatatGATGACTCGTTGTTAGATGAattcctagatgatcttggtgaaacgagtaggaaaatttttgttttctgcaacgttccccaacacacacAGCCGGCGTTGTGGTTTTGCTACAACTAGCATCACTTTTTGCTACAACTGGCATAATGTATTGCTACATCCAGCACGGCCGAGCTGTGACccgcggcggcgacgacgacttTTTGTTGCAACCATCGTAGGTATTTGCTACGTCTAGCAACGGGTTTTGTTACATCCGTTCATTATGCAAATGTTGCTACCTGCAACGGCGAGCTACAACCAGTGAAAACGGCGACGTTTCTTTTTTGCTGCAACCGTGTCTTCATTTTGCTACGACAAACAATGAAAAATGCTACAACAGGCAATTCTATTTGCTAGAACCAGTCAATCACCAGCGAGGTGGAGCTGCATCCATGGCGTGCGCGACGGCGAGGGCGGGATCCATCCATGGCGAGCGTGGGCGGTGAAGCTGCATCCATGGCAAGCGCGGACGACAGAGCTGCATCCATGGTGAGCGCAGATCTCTGACGAGTGCGGGCGGCGAAGCTGCATCCATGGCGAGCGCGGATCTCGGGCAAGCGCGGACGGCCGGCAAGGGCGCCCACCGACGATGAGGAACGCCGCGGTGG from Triticum urartu cultivar G1812 chromosome 3, Tu2.1, whole genome shotgun sequence encodes:
- the LOC125542328 gene encoding CSC1-like protein ERD4 translates to MDIPSFVTSILTSLAVFVVLVLVFTWLSRRPGNATVYYPSLLLRGLDPWEGRGRGTRSPVGWIRQAFTASEPDVVAAGGVDAAVYLVFLSSMFAILAFAGIVLLPVLLPIAGTDNALEDSTGRMPSNVTHFEILSLANIEDRSMRLWAFISAVYWVSFVTYFILWRSYKHVSNLRAAARSTSEVKPQEFAMLVRDVPIPPPNQTIKDSVDSYFRALHPDTFYKAMVVTDITKVDKIFQEIEGHKHKIAHAEAVYAESKTANRPEGTRPTHKTGFRGLIGKKVDTIEYCNEQIKELLPKLEDERKSALSEKQQRAAFVFFNSRAAAASASQTLHAQMFDEWTVTEAPEPREVIWANLPRKIYDRHTRQTVVYLIVFVTVAFYMIPITAISAVTTLEKLREKLPFLKVVVDQPFVKTVLQAYLPQIALIVFLAVLPTLLVFLSKSEGIPSQSHVVRAASGKYFYFIVFNVFIGYAIGSSLFSALEKVIKNPTGIFMTLATRLPGTATFFFTFVALRCFVGYGLELSRLVPLIIFHLKRKYICKTEDEVRAAWVPGNLRYNTRVPNDMLIVTIVLCYSVITPLILPFGVAYFALGWLIAKNQVLRVYVPSYESNGRMWPHMHTRIIAALMIYQATMIGIISLKKFYYSTILTPLLVISLIFARTCHARFYPAFAKTPLEVASQQLKETPNMSAIYTAYIPPCLKPEKLEDVQVFEDTQSRTTSRAPSF